One genomic window of Campylobacter curvus includes the following:
- a CDS encoding DMT family transporter: MSARKSKEFLADLALVAVAVVWGVTFLPMAQALHTNGVFTLLFWRFLLAFFLMVLISLAFVRKIDANSIKYGAILGAFLFAGFAFQTFALKYALSSSVAFITGLNVVFVPFIVFLFFKQKVYIYSFAGAFLSAIGLYFLSSGEFGLGLGELLSVICAFAYALQIVFTGVFVKRCELYALVCMQFLTICALSLICAVVFEGTAMPNFDTEFYKAVIITAVFATVFAFFVQNAMQRYTTPMKTSLIFTLEPVSAGVLGYFVGGERFSALQIGGALVILAGILLSEIGSYYKNKGSF; this comes from the coding sequence ATGTCAGCCAGAAAAAGTAAAGAATTCCTCGCCGATCTTGCACTCGTCGCAGTCGCCGTCGTTTGGGGCGTCACGTTTTTGCCTATGGCGCAAGCGCTTCATACAAACGGCGTATTCACGCTGCTTTTTTGGCGGTTTTTGCTAGCGTTTTTCCTGATGGTGCTAATCAGCCTAGCTTTCGTGCGCAAGATCGATGCGAATTCTATAAAATACGGCGCCATTTTAGGCGCGTTTTTATTTGCCGGATTTGCCTTTCAAACGTTCGCGCTAAAATACGCTCTAAGCTCCAGCGTGGCCTTTATAACAGGTCTAAACGTAGTTTTCGTGCCGTTTATAGTATTTTTATTTTTCAAGCAAAAGGTCTATATCTACTCGTTTGCGGGCGCGTTTTTAAGCGCGATCGGGCTTTATTTTTTATCCTCCGGCGAATTTGGCCTGGGGCTAGGAGAGCTGCTAAGTGTCATCTGCGCTTTTGCCTATGCGCTTCAGATAGTTTTTACAGGTGTTTTCGTAAAGCGATGCGAGCTTTATGCGCTGGTTTGCATGCAGTTTTTGACTATCTGCGCACTATCTTTGATATGTGCAGTCGTTTTCGAGGGCACGGCCATGCCAAATTTTGACACGGAATTTTACAAAGCCGTCATCATCACGGCAGTTTTTGCCACGGTCTTTGCTTTTTTCGTTCAAAACGCGATGCAGCGCTACACTACGCCGATGAAAACGTCGCTCATTTTTACGCTTGAGCCGGTTAGTGCGGGCGTGCTTGGATATTTTGTGGGCGGAGAGAGGTTTAGTGCGCTTCAGATCGGCGGAGCGCTCGTGATACTGGCTGGAATTTTACTAAGTGAGATAGGCTCATACTATAAAAATAAAGGCTCTTTTTAG
- a CDS encoding cytochrome-c peroxidase produces MQELFFSLLLAVDIFALEASFEPLLFLNYDESRAHLGKKLFFDKRLSSNENYSCETCHNLYWDFSGTNSKYVQKGTLNPPSILNAASNYIFYNDGRIRGIHAQVKESITSRYELNSGEDKILTAVKGIEEYEILFARIYKDGITYENIVDAFVEFEKAILTINSPFDRYLAGDESALGEGEKKGFEIFKNLGCVACHNGKNLGANLMQDVRFSKDILAGISSQSDMNKRLYRVPSLRNIAASAPYLMDGSIMTLKEAIKHIGANQFMYDLSGDEIDALYKFLLSLSGERPRIMNEPSSN; encoded by the coding sequence ATGCAAGAGCTTTTCTTTTCGCTACTTTTGGCAGTCGATATTTTCGCCCTCGAGGCGTCCTTTGAGCCGTTACTATTTTTAAACTACGATGAGAGCAGGGCGCACCTTGGCAAAAAGCTCTTTTTCGATAAGAGACTAAGCAGCAACGAAAACTACTCGTGCGAGACCTGTCACAACCTCTACTGGGACTTTAGCGGCACGAATTCAAAATACGTCCAAAAGGGCACTCTAAACCCGCCCAGCATCTTAAATGCAGCGTCAAATTATATATTTTACAACGACGGTCGTATCCGCGGCATCCATGCTCAAGTAAAAGAGTCCATCACCTCGCGCTATGAGCTAAATTCCGGTGAAGATAAAATTTTAACCGCCGTAAAGGGCATCGAGGAATATGAAATTTTGTTCGCCCGCATCTACAAAGACGGCATAACTTATGAAAACATAGTCGATGCCTTCGTAGAATTCGAAAAGGCGATACTGACGATAAATTCGCCCTTTGACAGATATCTGGCGGGCGATGAGAGCGCGCTTGGCGAGGGTGAGAAAAAGGGATTTGAAATTTTTAAAAATTTAGGTTGCGTAGCGTGTCATAACGGTAAAAATTTAGGTGCGAATTTGATGCAGGACGTGCGATTTTCAAAGGATATATTAGCCGGCATCTCCTCTCAAAGCGATATGAACAAGCGCCTTTACCGCGTGCCGTCACTTAGAAACATCGCGGCAAGTGCGCCTTATTTGATGGACGGCAGCATAATGACGCTAAAAGAGGCGATAAAACATATCGGCGCAAATCAGTTTATGTATGATCTAAGTGGTGACGAGATCGATGCGCTCTATAAATTCCTGCTTTCTTTAAGCGGCGAACGCCCGAGGATAATGAATGAACCTTCGTCAAATTAA
- a CDS encoding OmpP1/FadL family transporter encodes MTRKIALSMLASCSLLNAGGYKVPEQSADSLGLLASNVAMSFGADVAYFNPANMMFLDGRHHFEGSLGWFHIGELKFKNDNGKSYKSENFDSLATTFSFVSPEYYENWRFGLALAVPAAVGMAWEDADTAFTGKRFKLQVVELNPTVAYRINDSLAVAVGARAVYSKGKVASDFGSIGYRELEGDSIDYGYNAALSFRPIENLSLAATYRSKVNMTIKGDATGTFNSPLRAINYSGGAKVQIPLPAQLVLAAGYKISDLTLLLAYERTYWSKFKGYDFEYSNKNAAQTNSRFAGYFNRLMDDPVNRKYSDSNTYRLGVAYDASQRLRLMAGFAYDQDVSNARNTGLELPNTTSRAYSFGINYKISEALEVALGYVYQDRHQKRAENIPNGQNSTISGEFGRGAIQILATSFKYNF; translated from the coding sequence ATGACGAGAAAGATCGCTCTTAGCATGCTTGCGTCATGCTCTTTGCTAAACGCCGGCGGCTATAAAGTGCCTGAACAAAGCGCGGATTCGCTGGGATTGTTAGCCAGCAACGTTGCCATGAGCTTTGGTGCCGATGTGGCCTATTTTAACCCCGCAAATATGATGTTTCTAGACGGTAGGCATCATTTCGAGGGCTCTCTTGGCTGGTTTCACATTGGCGAGCTTAAATTTAAAAACGATAACGGCAAGAGCTACAAATCTGAAAATTTTGACTCCCTGGCTACGACATTTAGCTTCGTTTCGCCTGAATACTATGAAAACTGGCGTTTCGGCCTGGCTTTGGCGGTGCCGGCTGCCGTCGGTATGGCCTGGGAGGATGCAGATACGGCATTTACGGGCAAGAGATTTAAACTGCAAGTAGTCGAGCTAAATCCAACCGTAGCTTATCGCATAAACGACTCGCTTGCCGTGGCGGTCGGTGCGAGAGCCGTTTATAGCAAAGGCAAGGTCGCGAGCGATTTTGGAAGTATCGGATACAGAGAGCTTGAAGGGGATAGCATAGACTACGGCTACAATGCGGCTTTGAGCTTTAGACCGATAGAAAATTTAAGCCTCGCGGCGACTTACCGCTCCAAGGTCAATATGACTATCAAGGGCGATGCAACCGGTACATTTAACAGCCCGCTTAGAGCGATAAACTACAGCGGAGGAGCAAAAGTGCAGATACCATTGCCAGCTCAGCTAGTCTTGGCTGCGGGGTATAAAATTTCAGATCTCACGCTTTTACTGGCCTACGAGAGGACGTATTGGTCGAAATTTAAAGGATATGACTTTGAGTATTCAAACAAAAACGCAGCCCAGACGAACTCTCGTTTTGCCGGGTATTTCAACCGCTTGATGGACGATCCTGTAAATAGAAAATACAGCGACTCAAATACCTACCGCCTAGGAGTGGCGTATGACGCGAGCCAAAGGCTGAGACTAATGGCGGGCTTTGCCTACGATCAGGACGTTTCAAACGCCAGAAATACCGGACTTGAGCTACCAAATACCACCTCACGCGCGTATTCTTTTGGCATAAATTATAAAATTTCAGAGGCGCTTGAGGTCGCGCTTGGCTATGTCTATCAAGACAGACACCAAAAACGCGCCGAAAATATCCCAAACGGCCAAAACAGCACCATTTCGGGAGAATTTGGACGCGGGGCTATACAGATCTTGGCTACAAGCTTTAAATATAATTTTTAG
- the nfo gene encoding deoxyribonuclease IV, translating to MRYIGAHVSASGGVQNAPLNAAKIGANAFALFVKNQRQWSAKPLESDTILEFKQNCKAANISPQHILPHDSYLINLGHYDDAKREQSFKAFVDEIERVSELGLELLNFHPGSHLNEISENECLNLIAECMNEALKRTAGVKLVIENTAGQGSNLGFRFEQLAYLIERTDDKSRVGVCIDTCHAFAAGYDLRTPEAYKKTMDEFDAVIGYEFLSAMHLNDCKFGLNSRKDRHESLGKGFLGLKAFECIMNDERIGEIPMILETIDDSIWADEIKILRNLQKGKK from the coding sequence ATGAGATACATCGGAGCGCACGTGAGCGCTAGCGGCGGCGTGCAAAACGCACCTTTAAACGCCGCAAAGATCGGAGCTAACGCCTTTGCGCTTTTTGTCAAAAATCAGCGTCAATGGTCGGCAAAGCCGCTTGAAAGTGACACTATTTTGGAATTCAAGCAAAACTGTAAGGCCGCGAACATAAGCCCCCAGCATATCTTGCCTCACGATAGCTATCTCATAAATTTAGGCCACTATGACGACGCTAAGCGTGAGCAAAGCTTTAAGGCGTTTGTAGATGAGATAGAGCGCGTGAGCGAGCTTGGGCTGGAGCTTTTAAATTTCCATCCGGGCTCACATCTAAATGAGATAAGCGAAAACGAGTGTCTAAATTTGATCGCAGAGTGCATGAACGAGGCGTTAAAGCGTACTGCCGGCGTGAAGCTCGTCATCGAAAATACCGCGGGACAAGGCTCAAATTTAGGTTTTAGGTTCGAGCAGCTGGCGTATCTGATCGAGCGCACGGACGATAAGAGCCGCGTTGGCGTTTGTATCGACACCTGTCACGCCTTTGCCGCGGGATACGATCTGCGCACGCCTGAAGCCTATAAAAAGACGATGGACGAATTTGACGCCGTTATCGGGTATGAGTTTTTATCGGCGATGCATCTAAACGACTGTAAATTCGGGCTAAATTCCAGAAAAGATCGCCACGAGAGCCTTGGGAAGGGATTTTTGGGGCTTAAAGCGTTTGAGTGTATAATGAACGACGAGCGCATAGGCGAGATCCCGATGATACTAGAGACGATAGATGATAGCATCTGGGCTGATGAGATCAAAATTTTAAGAAATCTACAAAAAGGAAAAAAATGA
- a CDS encoding sensor domain-containing phosphodiesterase, which translates to MNLRQIKIFAFVLAVVFGVCAFFIYKTNKALSVSGEFNNALINLKLANDEMNFNLENNILVLNYDELNKNAKNFDRNLTKLLALNEQNLGLGLHDNADKLKELSEIYTKKRRFVDRSNYVSSGMAAFIIAGEYEINKDPELKAFEPLFLTIKNMIRFDLQTVKQAQLQIDEMSGLSEQNAKQSNMLKKAKYALNSMILLNTIYTQSAQLGLGKFIENFRRENLIWYKEVFDRLKFLQSVAFVLFFWLLAFIFYQARQSVRNLRQIKLLKTTIDGGHSSIVFSDVLNKILYVNKTFEETTGYKLKEVKGKNPHVLKSGMHPESFYEGMREAIRTANFWESDELISKAKDGNLIYEKAKFIPFFFRSKLEGYIAIKLNRTKETIMLNELAVKNEQIKAQSAIDKLTGFGNYFALTENLEAKKDGMLICMSIKNFKTLRFFYQTRIIDAMLKAIADTLKLCVDTSQINAWLFRFQDDAFYLWYNGDNIVRDIGFIKEYFSFNRLEVMIDDKHESLPNPKIVMGVSLPNDTPQTNRLMQAILANQQALDNGSEIYYYQENDAIEMQYHKNQLATQLVEYALENDMVIVECQGIYDVDANEKEAKFYEVLVRIMDQNGKIRYPGEFLEIAMRTQLYVQITKKVIAHAFALVEKYPQYTFSINLSSSDIADRSVRKLLEEKLSACANPAHVCFEMLESEEMSDYEGINSFIKRVKSYGCKISIDDFGSGYSNYYRILELDIDNIKIDGSIIKKLPYDQNAGVLVETIVNFAKKQGYKVVAEFVSSPEILAKVQEFGIKYAQGFLLGKPKSMS; encoded by the coding sequence ATGAACCTTCGTCAAATTAAAATTTTCGCTTTTGTGCTGGCGGTAGTATTTGGTGTGTGTGCGTTTTTCATCTACAAAACGAACAAGGCTTTGAGCGTGAGCGGGGAATTCAACAACGCTCTTATAAATTTAAAGCTTGCAAACGACGAGATGAATTTCAACCTCGAAAATAACATACTCGTGCTTAATTACGACGAACTCAACAAAAACGCTAAAAATTTCGACAGGAATTTAACGAAGCTCTTAGCGCTAAACGAGCAAAATTTAGGGCTTGGCCTGCATGATAACGCGGACAAGCTAAAAGAGCTTAGCGAAATTTACACCAAAAAACGTAGGTTCGTCGATAGATCAAACTACGTTAGCTCTGGCATGGCGGCGTTTATCATAGCCGGCGAATACGAAATAAACAAGGATCCCGAGCTAAAAGCGTTCGAGCCTTTGTTTTTGACGATAAAAAATATGATCAGATTTGATCTGCAAACCGTCAAACAAGCCCAGTTGCAGATAGATGAGATGTCCGGGCTAAGCGAGCAAAACGCCAAACAGTCCAATATGCTAAAAAAGGCCAAATACGCGCTAAATTCCATGATCTTGCTAAATACGATCTACACTCAAAGCGCCCAGCTCGGGCTTGGTAAATTTATAGAAAATTTTAGACGCGAAAATCTCATTTGGTATAAAGAGGTGTTTGATAGGCTGAAATTCTTGCAAAGCGTGGCTTTCGTTTTGTTCTTTTGGCTACTGGCGTTTATATTTTATCAAGCAAGACAAAGCGTGAGAAATTTGCGCCAGATAAAGCTTTTAAAGACGACGATAGACGGCGGGCATAGCTCGATAGTATTTTCGGACGTGCTAAATAAAATTTTATACGTGAATAAAACGTTTGAAGAGACGACCGGGTATAAACTAAAAGAGGTAAAAGGCAAAAATCCTCACGTGCTAAAATCCGGCATGCACCCGGAAAGCTTTTACGAGGGCATGCGAGAGGCGATAAGGACGGCGAATTTTTGGGAGAGCGACGAGCTCATCAGTAAGGCCAAAGACGGAAACCTCATCTACGAAAAGGCTAAATTTATCCCGTTTTTCTTTCGCTCTAAGCTCGAAGGATATATCGCCATCAAGCTAAATAGGACCAAAGAGACCATAATGCTAAACGAGCTCGCGGTCAAAAACGAGCAGATAAAGGCGCAGTCGGCGATCGATAAGCTCACCGGCTTTGGCAATTATTTCGCGCTGACTGAAAATTTAGAGGCTAAAAAGGACGGCATGCTTATTTGCATGAGTATTAAAAATTTCAAAACACTTAGATTTTTCTATCAAACCAGGATCATCGACGCCATGCTAAAAGCGATCGCCGATACGCTCAAGCTCTGCGTGGATACCTCGCAGATAAACGCTTGGCTCTTTCGCTTTCAAGACGATGCGTTTTACCTTTGGTACAACGGGGATAATATCGTCCGAGACATCGGCTTTATCAAGGAGTATTTTAGCTTCAACAGGCTTGAGGTGATGATAGATGACAAGCACGAGAGCTTGCCAAACCCCAAAATAGTCATGGGCGTGTCTTTACCAAACGACACGCCTCAGACTAATCGCTTGATGCAGGCTATCTTGGCAAATCAACAAGCCCTGGATAACGGCAGCGAAATTTACTACTATCAAGAAAACGACGCCATCGAGATGCAGTATCACAAGAACCAGCTCGCCACTCAGCTAGTAGAATACGCCCTTGAAAACGATATGGTGATCGTCGAGTGTCAGGGCATTTATGATGTAGATGCGAACGAAAAAGAGGCGAAATTTTACGAAGTCTTGGTGCGCATAATGGATCAAAACGGCAAGATCCGCTATCCGGGTGAATTTTTAGAGATCGCCATGAGGACGCAGCTATACGTGCAAATAACCAAAAAGGTCATCGCTCACGCCTTTGCCCTCGTCGAAAAATACCCGCAATACACATTTTCTATAAATCTTTCAAGCTCCGACATCGCCGATCGCTCCGTCAGAAAGCTACTGGAAGAGAAGCTAAGCGCATGCGCAAATCCCGCTCACGTATGCTTTGAGATGCTAGAAAGCGAGGAGATGAGCGATTATGAAGGCATAAATTCTTTCATAAAGCGCGTGAAAAGCTACGGATGTAAAATTTCGATCGATGATTTTGGCTCGGGGTATTCAAACTATTACCGAATTTTGGAGCTTGACATCGATAACATCAAGATAGACGGCTCGATAATCAAAAAGCTGCCATATGATCAAAATGCGGGCGTCCTAGTCGAAACCATCGTAAATTTCGCTAAAAAGCAGGGCTATAAGGTCGTAGCGGAGTTTGTGAGCTCGCCTGAAATTTTAGCCAAGGTGCAGGAATTTGGCATCAAATACGCACAAGGCTTCTTGCTGGGCAAGCCAAAGTCGATGAGCTAG
- a CDS encoding DUF4197 domain-containing protein, whose amino-acid sequence MRKFCLLLLAFGVISILHASWKDTLNSGMSAINSANPSSNGDYKSLVASALNAAVDQLSKDGFLNSATAKIPLPSSLQTAANLAKKVGGDKWANELVVSMNKAAGEAVPKAANVFSDTIKNMSEADVKKVLNGSEDSFTKFLQERSGKNLQKVFKPIIEKMMSDNSFATAYKKLNSLVANNALTNSDTAKSLKNLASDLGAGEYIPQQNEDMNDYITRKTLEGLFKVMSEKESGLRGGTLGKGAKILNDILK is encoded by the coding sequence ATGAGAAAATTTTGCCTGCTTTTGCTTGCGTTTGGCGTGATTAGCATACTTCATGCAAGCTGGAAAGATACGCTAAATTCCGGCATGAGCGCCATAAATTCTGCAAATCCAAGCAGCAACGGCGACTATAAAAGCCTCGTTGCAAGCGCACTAAACGCCGCGGTCGATCAGCTCTCAAAAGACGGCTTTTTAAACAGCGCTACGGCCAAGATCCCGCTACCAAGCTCACTGCAAACGGCTGCAAATTTAGCCAAAAAAGTAGGTGGCGACAAATGGGCGAACGAGCTCGTCGTTTCGATGAACAAAGCTGCAGGCGAGGCCGTACCAAAAGCTGCGAACGTCTTTAGCGATACCATAAAAAATATGAGCGAAGCGGACGTAAAAAAGGTCCTTAACGGCAGCGAGGACAGCTTTACGAAATTTTTACAGGAAAGATCGGGCAAAAATCTACAAAAGGTCTTTAAGCCTATCATTGAAAAAATGATGAGCGACAACTCGTTCGCAACAGCCTACAAAAAGCTAAATTCGCTCGTTGCAAACAATGCTCTGACAAACTCCGACACCGCAAAATCGCTCAAAAATTTAGCCTCAGACCTTGGCGCAGGCGAATACATCCCGCAGCAAAACGAGGATATGAACGACTACATCACGCGCAAAACGCTAGAGGGGCTTTTTAAGGTCATGAGCGAAAAGGAGAGCGGCTTGCGCGGCGGGACTCTTGGCAAGGGCGCAAAAATTTTAAACGATATACTAAAGTAA
- a CDS encoding DMT family transporter, which produces MNRLKTKEFRADIALIFVALVWGATFLPMAGATATNGVFTILFWRFLISFVLMSAFTLKFRKFDPNSVKYGVILGLFLFCGFSAQTFAFKFTYSGAVAFISGLNVVIVPFLMFLLFRQRIYVYSFVGISLGALGLYFLSNARFGLSFGELLSVVCAFAWALHIIFTSIFVKRCELFMLINTQFAVVCVLSLIFAFIFEGGAKPNLDYAFYKAMVISIVFATLFGFIMQHLMLRYTSPVKAALIFTLEPVSAGVLGYFVGGEHLNSVQISGATIILAGIVISELGSYYKSKRIEFSQIPSIQSPQNG; this is translated from the coding sequence ATGAATAGACTAAAAACGAAAGAATTCCGCGCGGATATCGCGCTCATATTTGTCGCTTTGGTTTGGGGAGCGACGTTTTTGCCGATGGCGGGAGCGACCGCGACAAACGGTGTCTTTACGATACTTTTTTGGCGATTTTTGATATCGTTTGTGCTGATGTCCGCCTTTACGCTCAAATTTAGAAAATTTGATCCAAATTCCGTAAAATACGGTGTCATCTTGGGGCTATTTTTATTTTGCGGTTTCAGCGCTCAAACATTTGCGTTTAAATTCACATATAGCGGCGCGGTCGCCTTCATATCGGGTCTAAACGTCGTCATCGTGCCGTTTTTGATGTTTTTGCTCTTTCGTCAAAGAATTTACGTTTATTCGTTCGTTGGCATATCTTTAGGCGCTCTTGGGCTTTATTTCCTCTCAAATGCCAGGTTTGGCCTAAGCTTTGGCGAGCTCTTGAGCGTCGTTTGCGCCTTTGCTTGGGCGCTTCATATCATATTTACGAGCATCTTTGTCAAGCGCTGTGAACTTTTTATGCTGATAAATACGCAGTTTGCGGTCGTCTGCGTGCTAAGCCTTATCTTTGCTTTTATCTTTGAGGGCGGAGCGAAGCCGAATTTAGACTACGCTTTTTACAAAGCGATGGTGATATCTATCGTTTTTGCCACGCTTTTTGGCTTTATCATGCAGCATCTCATGCTTCGCTACACCTCGCCTGTAAAAGCGGCACTCATTTTTACGCTTGAGCCGGTGAGCGCGGGCGTGCTGGGGTATTTTGTAGGCGGAGAGCATCTAAATTCAGTGCAAATTTCAGGAGCGACGATAATACTAGCCGGCATCGTCATAAGCGAACTTGGATCGTATTATAAAAGTAAACGGATAGAATTTAGCCAAATACCAAGCATACAAAGCCCGCAAAATGGCTAG